Proteins found in one Bacillus subtilis subsp. subtilis str. 168 genomic segment:
- the yloC gene encoding hypothetical protein (Evidence 4: Unknown function but conserved in other organisms) translates to MIRSMTGFGSASKTQDDLSVSVELKSVNYRFKEVNARLPRPLLYFEDKLKQTILQHIQRGRIELFVSVDSDMLVEKRLEIDWPLLDEFVAAARDMKKRYQLSAEPDVMDFFKLDHVVQVHEEQTQNDKLEALIIDAAEEAVKGLCEMREKEGLLLAKDCLMHIDQLEELVRETELLAADVVSRYRERLYARIKEWTEDVLDESRLVTECAIFADRSDITEEITRLKSHFAQFRDILASGGAVGRKLDFLVQELNREANTIGSKANDHQITKLVVEMKSSIEKIKEQVQNIE, encoded by the coding sequence ATGATACGAAGTATGACAGGCTTCGGCAGTGCAAGCAAAACACAAGACGATCTCTCTGTAAGCGTTGAACTTAAATCTGTGAACTACAGATTTAAAGAAGTGAACGCTCGTTTGCCAAGGCCTTTGCTATATTTTGAAGATAAGCTGAAACAGACCATTCTGCAGCATATTCAGCGCGGAAGAATTGAGCTTTTCGTATCCGTTGACAGCGATATGCTTGTTGAGAAAAGGCTTGAAATTGATTGGCCGCTGCTCGATGAGTTTGTCGCAGCCGCGAGAGATATGAAGAAGCGGTATCAATTGTCTGCAGAGCCCGATGTAATGGATTTCTTTAAGCTTGATCATGTCGTCCAGGTTCATGAAGAACAGACGCAAAATGACAAGCTGGAGGCGTTGATCATCGATGCTGCAGAAGAAGCGGTAAAAGGTCTCTGTGAAATGCGTGAAAAAGAGGGGCTGCTCTTAGCGAAAGACTGCCTGATGCATATTGATCAGCTTGAAGAGCTGGTGAGAGAAACTGAATTGCTGGCTGCAGATGTCGTATCTCGTTACCGGGAACGGCTGTATGCCAGAATCAAAGAATGGACTGAAGACGTATTAGACGAGAGCCGGCTTGTAACAGAATGCGCTATTTTTGCAGACCGCTCTGATATCACTGAAGAGATTACAAGGCTGAAGAGCCACTTCGCCCAGTTTCGTGATATATTAGCTAGTGGCGGAGCTGTCGGGCGCAAACTCGACTTTCTTGTTCAGGAGCTCAATCGGGAAGCAAATACGATCGGCTCAAAAGCAAATGATCATCAGATCACAAAGCTTGTCGTTGAAATGAAAAGTTCTATTGAAAAAATAAAAGAACAAGTGCAAAATATAGAATAG
- the remA gene encoding essential sporulation DNA binding protein; regulator of biofilm formation (Evidence 1a: Function from experimental evidences in the studied strain; PubMedId: 19363116, 23396918, 23646920; Product type r: regulator) yields MTIKLINIGFGNIISANRMISIVSPESAPIKRMIQDARDRGMLIDATYGRRTRAVVVMDSDHIILSAVQPETVAHRLSVKEEIMDEGQG; encoded by the coding sequence ATGACGATTAAACTGATTAATATCGGATTTGGCAATATCATCTCCGCCAATCGGATGATTTCGATTGTCAGCCCGGAGTCTGCGCCAATCAAACGGATGATTCAGGATGCAAGAGACCGCGGAATGCTAATTGACGCTACATACGGACGAAGAACCCGTGCAGTTGTCGTCATGGATAGTGATCACATTATCTTATCTGCCGTCCAGCCTGAGACAGTTGCACACAGACTTTCTGTTAAAGAAGAAATTATGGATGAAGGGCAGGGGTAA
- the gmk gene encoding guanylate kinase (Evidence 1a: Function from experimental evidences in the studied strain; PubMedId: 12682299, 17012781, 24722991; Product type e: enzyme) — protein MKERGLLIVLSGPSGVGKGTVRQAIFSQEDTKFEYSISVTTRSPREGEVNGVDYFFKTRDEFEQMIADNKLLEWAEYVGNYYGTPVDYVEQTLQDGKDVFLEIEVQGALQVRNAFPEGLFIFLAPPSLSELKNRIVTRGTETDALIENRMKAAKAEIEMMDAYDYVVENDNVETACDKIKAIVLAEHLKRERVAPRYKKMLEVE, from the coding sequence ATGAAAGAAAGAGGGTTATTAATCGTTCTCTCAGGTCCCTCAGGAGTTGGTAAAGGAACGGTTCGACAAGCGATCTTTTCGCAGGAAGACACAAAATTTGAATATTCGATTTCAGTAACCACAAGAAGTCCAAGAGAGGGCGAAGTGAACGGAGTCGATTATTTTTTCAAAACAAGAGACGAATTCGAGCAAATGATTGCGGACAACAAGCTGCTTGAATGGGCAGAGTATGTCGGCAATTATTACGGCACGCCAGTCGATTATGTTGAACAGACGCTTCAAGATGGAAAAGACGTCTTTTTAGAAATTGAAGTTCAAGGGGCTCTTCAAGTGAGAAATGCTTTCCCGGAAGGCCTGTTTATTTTCCTTGCGCCTCCAAGCCTTTCTGAACTGAAAAACAGAATCGTGACACGAGGAACAGAAACAGACGCTCTGATTGAAAATCGAATGAAAGCCGCAAAAGCTGAGATCGAAATGATGGATGCTTATGACTATGTCGTTGAAAACGATAATGTCGAAACGGCTTGCGATAAAATCAAAGCAATCGTTCTTGCTGAACATTTGAAGCGTGAACGCGTTGCACCAAGATATAAGAAAATGCTGGAGGTTGAATAA
- the rpoZ gene encoding omega subunit of RNA polymerase (Evidence 2a: Function from experimental evidences in other organisms; PubMedId: 12089032, 16159791, 17233676, 24476911, 25878038; Product type f: factor), whose translation MLDPSIDSLMNKLDSKYTLVTVSARRAREMQIKKDQMIEHTISHKYVGKALEEIDAGLLSFEKEDRE comes from the coding sequence ATGTTAGATCCGTCAATTGATTCTTTAATGAATAAATTAGATTCAAAATATACGCTGGTGACTGTTTCTGCGAGACGTGCCCGTGAAATGCAAATCAAAAAAGACCAAATGATTGAACATACGATTTCACACAAATATGTAGGCAAAGCTTTAGAAGAAATTGATGCAGGCCTGCTTTCGTTTGAAAAGGAAGACCGCGAATAG
- the coaBC gene encoding coenzyme A biosynthesis bifunctional protein CoaBC; phosphopantothenoylcysteine synthetase/decarboxylase (Evidence 2a: Function from experimental evidences in other organisms; PubMedId: 11278255, 11358972, 12140293, 14686929, 15530362; Product type e: enzyme), translating into MLNNRNVLLCVSGGIAVYKACALTSKLVQAGANVKVIMTESACRFVSPLTFQALSRHEVYTDTFKEQNPSVISHIDAADWADLIIVAPATANVIGKLANGIADDMLTTTLLAATAPVWIAPAMNVHMYDHPAVKRNISVLYQDGYCFIEPSEGYLACGYVGKGRLEEPENIVKLAEKHFAEETSAPLEGKHVVITAGPTREAIDPVRFFTNKSTGKMGYALAEAAVQLGARVILISGPVSLDQPKGLAEFIPVQSAADMREAVLSVYDASDIVIKTAAVADFTPKTVFDHKMKKQDGGMTLELKRTVDILKELGEKKKEQILVGFAAETQDIEHYARKKLAAKNLDLIVANDVKANGAGFGADTNIVTIFFKDGHKRELPIMSKLDVSFEILQEIAALSKQTGERS; encoded by the coding sequence TTGCTTAACAATCGAAATGTGTTACTTTGCGTGAGTGGAGGCATCGCTGTTTATAAAGCCTGTGCGTTAACGAGCAAGCTGGTTCAGGCAGGAGCAAATGTCAAAGTGATTATGACTGAATCCGCTTGCCGATTCGTTTCACCGCTGACATTTCAGGCATTGAGCCGCCACGAAGTCTATACAGATACATTTAAAGAACAAAATCCAAGCGTCATTTCTCATATTGATGCCGCAGACTGGGCCGACTTGATTATCGTAGCGCCGGCTACGGCTAATGTGATTGGAAAACTGGCAAACGGCATCGCTGATGATATGCTGACGACAACATTGTTGGCAGCAACGGCTCCCGTTTGGATCGCGCCGGCAATGAACGTTCATATGTATGACCACCCGGCAGTCAAACGAAACATTTCTGTTCTTTATCAGGACGGTTATTGTTTTATTGAGCCAAGTGAGGGCTATTTAGCATGCGGTTACGTAGGAAAAGGCAGATTGGAAGAGCCGGAAAACATCGTAAAGCTGGCCGAAAAACATTTTGCTGAAGAAACATCCGCTCCTTTAGAAGGCAAGCATGTGGTCATTACAGCCGGCCCAACGCGGGAAGCGATTGATCCTGTCCGGTTTTTTACCAATAAATCGACGGGCAAAATGGGCTACGCACTGGCGGAGGCTGCTGTTCAGCTCGGCGCACGGGTAATCTTAATTTCTGGGCCTGTTTCACTTGATCAGCCTAAAGGCCTTGCTGAGTTTATCCCTGTTCAATCGGCTGCGGATATGCGCGAAGCTGTGCTCTCTGTGTATGACGCAAGCGATATAGTCATTAAAACAGCTGCGGTAGCCGATTTTACGCCGAAAACAGTATTTGACCATAAAATGAAAAAACAAGACGGCGGCATGACCTTAGAACTGAAAAGAACAGTCGATATTTTGAAAGAATTGGGCGAGAAAAAGAAAGAGCAGATTTTGGTCGGATTTGCCGCCGAAACACAAGACATTGAACACTATGCACGTAAAAAGCTCGCCGCTAAAAACCTTGATTTGATTGTGGCAAATGATGTGAAAGCAAATGGGGCCGGTTTTGGTGCTGATACGAATATCGTGACAATCTTTTTCAAAGACGGGCATAAACGCGAACTCCCGATTATGTCTAAGCTCGATGTTTCTTTTGAAATCCTTCAGGAGATCGCAGCCCTCTCAAAACAAACCGGAGAGCGCTCATGA
- the priA gene encoding primosomal replication factor Y (primosomal protein N') (Evidence 1a: Function from experimental evidences in the studied strain; PubMedId: 10572298, 11917020, 12682299, 21170359, 22720735, 28527403; Product type f : factor) — protein sequence MNFAEVIVDVSTKNIDRPFDYKIPDHLKGMIKTGMRVIVPFGPRKIQGFVTAVKEASDLSGKSVKEVEDLLDLTPVLTEELMILSSWLSDKTLSFKITALQAMLPAALKAKYEKELKIAHGADLPPQVERLFSETKTLLYSDIPDHETLKLIQRHVQKGDIDVTYKVAQKTNKKMVRHIQANASKEELAKQAEGLSRQAAKQQAILHFLISEPEGVKIPAAELCKKTDTSSATIKTLIQKGLLKESYEEVYRDPYQDKMFKKTEPLPLTDEQRAAFEPIRETLDSDEHKVFLLHGVTGSGKTEIYLQSIEKVLAKGKEAIVLVPEISLTPQMVNRFKGRFGSQVAVMHSGLSTGEKYDEWRKIHRKEVRLVVGARSAIFAPFENLGMIIIDEEHESSYKQEEMPRYHAKEVAIKRAEHHSCPVVLGSATPTLESYARAQKGVYELLSLKHRVNHRVMPEVSLVDMREELRNGNRSMFSVELMEKLEETIAKGEQAVLFLNKRGYSSFVMCRDCGYVPQCPHCDISMTYHRYGQRLKCHYCGHEEPVPHTCPECASEHIRFFGTGTQRVEEELTKVLPSARVIRMDVDTTSRKGAHEKLLSAFGEGKADILLGTQMIAKGLDFPNVTLVGVLSADTTLHIPDFRSAEKTFQLLTQVSGRAGRHEKPGHVIIQTYTPSHYSIQLTKTHDYETFYQHEMAHRREQSYPPYYYLALVTVSHEEVAKAAVTAEKIAHFLKANCGADTKILGPSASPIARIKDRYRYQCVIKYKQETQLSALLKKILEHYKREIEQKHVMISIDMNPYMMM from the coding sequence ATGAATTTTGCAGAAGTCATCGTTGATGTCAGCACCAAAAATATAGACAGGCCTTTTGATTATAAAATCCCAGACCATCTGAAGGGCATGATCAAAACGGGGATGCGGGTCATTGTTCCGTTTGGCCCCCGTAAGATTCAAGGGTTTGTGACAGCAGTCAAAGAAGCATCTGACCTATCGGGAAAATCTGTCAAGGAAGTAGAGGATTTATTAGATCTTACACCTGTTCTGACAGAGGAGCTTATGATTCTGTCATCATGGCTGTCAGACAAAACGCTGTCTTTTAAAATAACGGCGCTTCAAGCAATGCTGCCTGCCGCCTTAAAGGCGAAATATGAAAAAGAATTAAAAATTGCACACGGAGCCGATCTTCCGCCGCAAGTGGAACGGCTGTTTTCTGAAACAAAGACGCTGCTGTATTCAGATATACCCGATCATGAGACGCTGAAACTGATTCAAAGGCATGTTCAAAAAGGGGACATTGACGTGACGTATAAAGTCGCGCAAAAAACCAATAAAAAAATGGTCAGGCATATTCAGGCAAATGCGAGTAAAGAAGAGCTTGCTAAGCAGGCTGAGGGATTGTCCCGCCAAGCAGCAAAACAGCAGGCGATTCTTCACTTTCTCATCTCTGAGCCGGAAGGTGTGAAAATTCCTGCGGCGGAATTGTGCAAAAAAACGGACACGAGCTCTGCAACCATCAAAACCCTTATCCAAAAAGGGCTTTTGAAGGAAAGCTATGAAGAGGTTTACAGAGATCCCTATCAGGACAAAATGTTCAAAAAAACAGAGCCCCTGCCGCTGACAGACGAACAGAGGGCTGCCTTCGAGCCCATACGCGAGACATTGGACAGCGATGAGCATAAAGTGTTCCTCCTTCACGGCGTGACAGGAAGCGGAAAAACCGAAATTTATCTGCAATCAATTGAAAAAGTACTGGCGAAAGGAAAAGAAGCCATCGTCCTCGTACCGGAAATATCGCTGACGCCGCAAATGGTCAACCGCTTCAAGGGCCGCTTCGGCTCCCAGGTGGCAGTCATGCACAGCGGTTTATCCACAGGAGAAAAATATGACGAGTGGCGTAAAATCCACCGGAAGGAAGTACGGCTTGTCGTCGGTGCCAGATCCGCCATTTTTGCTCCGTTTGAAAATCTCGGAATGATAATCATCGATGAAGAGCACGAGTCTTCCTATAAACAGGAAGAAATGCCGCGCTATCATGCGAAAGAGGTGGCAATCAAGCGGGCTGAGCATCACAGCTGCCCGGTTGTATTAGGGAGTGCTACGCCGACATTAGAATCATATGCTAGAGCGCAAAAGGGCGTATACGAGCTTCTTTCACTGAAGCACCGTGTTAACCATCGGGTGATGCCCGAGGTTTCGCTTGTCGATATGAGAGAGGAGCTTAGAAACGGCAATCGCTCGATGTTTTCAGTTGAATTGATGGAAAAGCTTGAAGAAACGATTGCCAAGGGTGAGCAGGCGGTGCTGTTTTTAAATAAGAGGGGCTACTCTTCCTTTGTGATGTGCAGGGATTGCGGCTATGTCCCGCAATGCCCGCACTGCGACATTTCCATGACGTATCATCGTTACGGCCAAAGGCTGAAATGCCATTATTGCGGACATGAAGAGCCTGTTCCGCACACTTGTCCTGAATGCGCAAGCGAGCATATCCGCTTTTTCGGAACGGGAACACAGCGAGTGGAGGAAGAGCTGACAAAAGTGCTGCCAAGTGCGAGAGTGATTCGGATGGATGTTGACACGACATCACGGAAAGGCGCCCATGAAAAATTACTGTCAGCTTTCGGAGAAGGAAAAGCGGATATTCTTCTCGGAACGCAAATGATCGCGAAAGGGCTTGATTTTCCGAATGTCACGCTTGTCGGAGTGTTAAGTGCTGATACAACACTTCATATTCCTGATTTCAGATCGGCTGAAAAAACATTTCAGCTGTTAACGCAAGTCAGCGGCCGGGCAGGCAGGCATGAAAAGCCCGGCCATGTCATCATTCAAACGTATACACCGTCTCATTACAGTATCCAGCTGACGAAAACACACGATTATGAAACGTTCTATCAGCATGAAATGGCGCACAGGAGAGAGCAATCCTATCCGCCATACTACTATTTGGCTCTTGTGACTGTTTCTCATGAGGAAGTGGCGAAAGCAGCGGTTACAGCTGAAAAAATCGCTCATTTTTTGAAAGCAAACTGCGGAGCTGACACGAAAATTCTCGGACCAAGCGCGTCGCCGATAGCCAGGATCAAAGATAGATATCGCTATCAATGCGTGATAAAATACAAACAGGAAACCCAGTTATCCGCTTTATTGAAGAAGATACTGGAACATTATAAACGCGAAATTGAACAAAAACATGTAATGATTTCAATTGATATGAATCCTTATATGATGATGTAA
- the defA gene encoding peptide deformylase (Evidence 1a: Function from experimental evidences in the studied strain; PubMedId: 11429456, 16014871, 16207374; Product type e: enzyme), with translation MAVKKVVTHPAEVLETPAETVTVFDKKLKKLLDDMYDTMLEMDGVGLAAPQIGILKRAAVVEIGDDRGRIDLVNPEILEKSGEQTGIEGCLSFPNVYGDVTRADYVKVRAFNRQGKPFILEARGFLARAVQHEMDHLDGVLFTSKISKYYTEDELADMEG, from the coding sequence TTGGCAGTAAAAAAGGTCGTCACACATCCTGCGGAGGTTTTGGAAACACCTGCGGAAACCGTGACTGTTTTTGATAAAAAGCTAAAAAAACTGCTTGATGATATGTACGACACCATGCTTGAAATGGATGGTGTCGGACTGGCAGCGCCGCAAATCGGCATTTTAAAAAGAGCGGCCGTCGTAGAAATCGGGGATGACAGAGGGAGAATTGATCTCGTTAATCCTGAAATTTTAGAAAAAAGCGGCGAGCAAACCGGAATTGAAGGATGCTTGAGCTTTCCTAACGTCTATGGTGATGTCACACGTGCCGATTATGTCAAAGTGCGTGCGTTTAACCGTCAGGGAAAACCGTTCATTCTGGAAGCGCGAGGCTTTTTAGCAAGAGCCGTGCAGCATGAAATGGACCACTTAGACGGTGTGCTGTTTACATCTAAAATAAGTAAATACTATACAGAAGATGAACTAGCGGATATGGAAGGATGA
- the fmt gene encoding methionyl-tRNA formyltransferase (Evidence 1a: Function from experimental evidences in the studied strain; PubMedId: 769821, 769822, 98518, 9843487, 10858337, 26888283, 27983482; Product type e : enzyme), with protein MTRIVFMGTPDFSVPVLRTLIEDGYEVVGVVTQPDRPKGRKKVLTPPPVKEEALRHGIPVLQPEKVRLTEEIEKVLALKPDLIVTAAFGQILPKELLDSPKYGCINVHASLLPELRGGAPIHYSILQGKKKTGITIMYMVEKLDAGDMISKVEVDIEETDNVGTLHDKLSVAGAKLLSETVPNVIAGSISPEKQDEEKATYAPNIKREQELLDWSRTGEELYNQIRGLNPWPVAYTTLNGQNLKIWASKKIAAPTTAEPGTVVAVEKEGIIVATGNETALLLTELQPAGKKRMKGEDFVRGAHVEAGDVLGVNNEKN; from the coding sequence ATGACGAGAATCGTATTTATGGGAACGCCGGATTTTTCAGTTCCTGTTTTAAGAACCCTGATAGAGGACGGATATGAAGTAGTGGGGGTCGTCACACAGCCGGACCGTCCGAAGGGCAGAAAAAAAGTACTGACACCTCCTCCGGTAAAGGAAGAGGCATTGCGCCACGGCATCCCGGTTCTTCAGCCGGAAAAAGTCAGATTGACAGAAGAAATTGAAAAAGTGCTGGCATTAAAGCCTGACCTGATTGTAACGGCGGCATTCGGACAAATTTTGCCTAAAGAGCTTCTCGACAGTCCAAAATACGGCTGCATTAACGTTCACGCATCCCTTTTGCCGGAACTGCGCGGCGGTGCTCCGATCCATTATTCCATTCTGCAGGGAAAGAAGAAAACCGGGATTACCATTATGTATATGGTAGAAAAATTGGATGCGGGCGATATGATCTCAAAAGTGGAAGTGGACATTGAAGAAACCGACAATGTCGGAACACTGCACGATAAATTAAGCGTTGCTGGCGCGAAGCTATTGTCTGAAACGGTTCCAAACGTTATTGCCGGCAGCATATCACCTGAAAAGCAGGATGAAGAGAAAGCGACGTACGCGCCTAACATTAAAAGAGAGCAAGAGCTGCTCGACTGGTCCAGAACGGGCGAAGAGCTTTACAACCAGATCCGCGGCTTAAATCCATGGCCTGTTGCTTATACGACTCTAAACGGACAAAACTTGAAAATATGGGCGTCGAAAAAAATAGCGGCACCAACAACAGCTGAGCCCGGCACAGTCGTTGCAGTTGAAAAGGAAGGAATTATCGTTGCCACAGGTAACGAGACGGCTCTGTTATTAACCGAACTCCAGCCGGCAGGCAAAAAACGAATGAAAGGCGAAGACTTTGTGCGAGGCGCTCATGTTGAAGCCGGTGATGTGTTAGGAGTAAACAATGAAAAAAACTAG
- the rsmB gene encoding RNA-binding Sun protein; 16S rRNA m5C967 methyltransferase, S-adenosyl-L-methionine-dependent (Evidence 2a: Function from experimental evidences in other organisms; PubMedId: 14656444, 23729652, 27698115; Product type e: enzyme), with the protein MKKTSVRDIALEALIKLEQNQAYSNLLLKSVIKSNELSDQNRGLLTELVYGTLQNKIALDYMLKPFINKPQKVKPWVIQLLRLSLYQMEYLEKIPDRAAIHEAVEIAKIRGHKGIASFVNGVLRSIQREGVPSFDAIEDPVRRLATETSHPEWLVKEWADAYGFEAAEKICRIHLIPPKQTLRVNQMKADRAELLDQMAAEGIEVEKGDLAEDAVKLLKGTIAGTHFFQNGEVSIQDESSMLVARALDPKSDETVLDACAAPGGKSAHIAELMKNKGSVTSLDLHKHKVKLIKEAADRLGLTIIHAETMDARKAGETFENEQFDRILVDAPCSGFGVIRRKPDMKYTKKPDDSARLAEIQLSILREIAPLVKKGGTLVYSTCTMDRTENDEVIHAFIQEHPDFEPDLSLEKRLPEKVRPFVRDGRLQILPHYFGTDGFFICSMRKKG; encoded by the coding sequence ATGAAAAAAACTAGTGTTCGTGACATCGCCCTTGAGGCGCTGATCAAATTAGAACAAAACCAGGCATACAGCAACCTGCTGCTGAAATCGGTCATTAAATCAAATGAACTGAGTGATCAGAACAGAGGGCTTTTGACTGAACTTGTCTATGGTACATTACAAAATAAGATCGCGCTTGATTATATGCTTAAACCGTTTATCAATAAGCCTCAAAAGGTAAAGCCGTGGGTGATTCAGCTTCTTCGCCTATCCTTATATCAAATGGAGTATTTGGAGAAGATTCCAGACAGGGCAGCCATTCATGAAGCGGTTGAGATTGCTAAAATCCGCGGACACAAAGGCATTGCTTCATTTGTCAACGGCGTGCTCCGTTCTATTCAGCGCGAAGGTGTTCCATCCTTTGACGCGATCGAAGATCCTGTCCGCCGGCTGGCGACAGAAACAAGCCATCCGGAATGGCTTGTGAAAGAGTGGGCGGATGCGTATGGATTTGAAGCTGCGGAAAAGATTTGCCGCATCCATCTCATTCCGCCGAAACAGACGCTGCGTGTCAATCAAATGAAAGCAGACAGAGCTGAGCTGCTTGACCAAATGGCTGCTGAGGGAATCGAAGTTGAAAAAGGCGACCTCGCTGAAGATGCTGTGAAGCTCTTAAAGGGAACAATTGCCGGAACTCATTTCTTCCAAAACGGCGAAGTTTCTATCCAGGATGAGAGCTCCATGCTCGTCGCCCGCGCCCTTGATCCTAAGTCAGATGAAACAGTGCTTGACGCGTGTGCGGCGCCTGGCGGAAAGTCGGCTCATATCGCAGAATTAATGAAGAACAAGGGGAGCGTTACGTCGCTTGATCTTCACAAACATAAAGTGAAGCTGATCAAAGAAGCGGCAGATCGGCTTGGCCTGACAATCATTCATGCGGAAACAATGGATGCTAGAAAAGCGGGGGAAACGTTTGAAAACGAACAGTTTGACCGAATATTGGTCGATGCCCCGTGCTCAGGTTTCGGTGTTATCAGAAGAAAGCCGGACATGAAATACACGAAAAAACCTGACGACAGCGCCCGTCTAGCTGAAATCCAGCTGTCGATCTTGAGGGAAATCGCACCATTAGTAAAAAAAGGTGGCACTCTTGTCTACAGTACGTGTACAATGGACCGGACAGAAAATGATGAAGTAATACATGCGTTTATACAAGAACATCCTGATTTTGAACCCGATTTGTCTCTTGAAAAGCGGCTGCCTGAAAAGGTGAGACCCTTTGTTCGGGATGGAAGGCTTCAAATCCTTCCTCATTATTTCGGAACAGATGGTTTCTTTATTTGCAGCATGAGAAAGAAGGGATAA
- the rlmN gene encoding 23S rRNA m2A2503 methyltransferase and tRNA A37 C2 methyltransferase (Evidence 2a: Function from experimental evidences in other organisms; PubMedId: 8973346, 18307109, 20184321, 21368151, 22891362, 27081063, 27902775; Product type e: enzyme): protein MAELNKTKVRKELRTERPSIYSFELDEIKQWLTDNGEKPFRAAQIFEWLYEKRVSSFEDMTNLSKDLREKLNTRFVLTTLKTAVKQTSQDGTMKFLFELHDGYTIETVLMRHEYGNSVCVTTQVGCRIGCTFCASTLGGLKRNLEAGEIVAQVVKVQKALDETDERVSSVVIMGIGEPFDNFNEMLAFLKIINHDKGLNIGARHITVSTSGIIPKIYEFADQQMQINFAISLHAPNTEIRSRLMPINRAYKLPDLMEAVKYYINKTGRRISFEYGLFGGVNDQVEHAEELADLLEGVKCHVNLIPVNYVPERDYVRTPRDQIFAFEKTLKSRGVNVTIRREQGHDIDAACGQLRAKERQDETR from the coding sequence ATGGCAGAACTTAATAAAACAAAAGTAAGAAAAGAATTGCGGACAGAGCGTCCGTCTATTTATTCTTTTGAATTAGATGAAATCAAACAATGGCTGACAGACAATGGAGAGAAACCGTTCCGTGCAGCCCAGATCTTTGAATGGCTATATGAAAAACGCGTATCTTCTTTTGAAGATATGACAAACCTCTCAAAGGATCTGCGTGAGAAATTAAACACTCGCTTTGTGTTAACAACGCTGAAAACGGCTGTTAAACAAACCTCTCAAGACGGTACGATGAAGTTTTTGTTTGAGCTTCATGACGGTTATACCATCGAAACCGTTTTAATGAGACACGAGTATGGCAATTCTGTATGTGTAACGACACAAGTCGGCTGCCGTATTGGCTGCACATTCTGCGCGTCAACGCTTGGAGGCTTAAAACGAAACCTTGAAGCAGGGGAAATTGTCGCTCAAGTAGTCAAAGTGCAAAAAGCTCTTGATGAAACGGATGAACGCGTCAGCTCTGTCGTGATCATGGGAATCGGCGAACCTTTTGATAACTTTAACGAAATGCTCGCTTTCTTGAAAATCATTAACCATGACAAGGGCCTGAATATCGGTGCTCGCCATATTACGGTCTCTACGAGTGGAATCATCCCGAAAATTTACGAATTTGCTGATCAGCAAATGCAGATTAACTTTGCAATTTCTCTGCACGCGCCGAACACAGAAATCAGAAGCCGTTTGATGCCGATTAACAGAGCATATAAACTGCCTGATCTAATGGAAGCCGTTAAATATTATATTAATAAAACAGGACGCCGTATCAGCTTTGAATACGGGCTGTTCGGAGGCGTAAACGACCAGGTGGAACACGCCGAAGAGCTTGCCGACTTGCTGGAAGGAGTCAAATGCCACGTGAACTTGATTCCGGTAAACTACGTGCCTGAACGGGACTATGTGCGCACACCGCGTGATCAGATTTTTGCTTTTGAAAAAACGCTGAAATCCCGCGGAGTAAATGTCACAATCCGAAGAGAGCAAGGACATGACATTGACGCAGCCTGCGGTCAGCTTCGCGCGAAGGAGCGTCAAGACGAGACGAGGTGA